From the genome of Sphingobacterium kitahiroshimense, one region includes:
- a CDS encoding S9 family peptidase, giving the protein MNKIYLFLGLLLSCFYATAQESTSPPKANYLLASKFSPDRLKKMIFSTTVKPNWINFSDRFWYDFTTPQGKNWYLVDPAANKKETLFDNEKLAAQITKIVKNPFDAQHLSLQNLRFTKDEKKIRFEVASTKDTVKSKEEIEKLKVKTDTIKKKLFYLEYDLATQKVIELSDKSKEKQPLSWATFSPDTNTVYFAKDFNLYWMDRANYEKAVKNEKDSTIVEHQITKDGVQYYAWAGDEYSTTTGDDKKDEDLVKRKRVWMNWSPDGKHFVISRKDNRSLNPLWVINNVGSKRPTLETYKYQMPGEVDSTETQMFIFKASDKTYKQIKVDAFKNQTISNWSKTTDKNSYKGDYFINYWLGSNDAFYIARSSRDLKRIDLIKVNIDGSIKVLVEERSNVYQDIKKPLLINNGAEFIHWSQRDGWGHFYLYDNQGNLKQQLTSGSFNCEEITGSDMATRTLYFTANGREKNEDPYYLHHYSVGFNGGNLKLLNPGNFDHQVDVSESSRYFVNNFSRVNTIPEIALYHTNGKKLMTLEKADLSLLFAAGYKFPQPFKVKAGDGITDLYGVMYKPFDFDSTRTYPIVEYIYPGPQTEAVNQSFGRSMDRIDRLAQFGMIVITVGNRGGHPARSQWYHTFGYGNLRDYGLEDKKAAAEQLADRYKFIDINRVGITGHSGGGFMSTAAMLVYPDFFKVAVSGAGNHENNIYNRWWSERHHGVTEKISAKGDTTFAYQIDKNTDLAKNLKGKLLIATGDIDNNVHPANSIRMVNALIKANKRFDFLLLPGQRHGFGDMTEYFFWKMGDYFAEYLIGDSKIEEVNMTEMNREIPLSR; this is encoded by the coding sequence ATGAATAAGATTTACTTATTCTTAGGACTGTTGCTATCATGTTTTTATGCTACAGCCCAAGAATCAACCTCACCACCTAAAGCAAACTACCTGTTAGCGTCAAAATTTTCGCCAGATAGGCTTAAGAAAATGATTTTTTCTACTACGGTTAAACCAAATTGGATAAACTTTTCTGATCGCTTCTGGTACGATTTCACTACACCTCAAGGAAAAAACTGGTACTTAGTGGATCCTGCTGCCAATAAAAAGGAAACACTTTTCGATAATGAAAAATTAGCGGCACAAATTACGAAGATTGTAAAAAATCCATTTGACGCTCAACATCTGTCTCTTCAGAATTTAAGATTTACAAAAGATGAGAAGAAAATCAGATTTGAGGTTGCCAGTACGAAAGATACAGTAAAGTCCAAAGAAGAGATTGAGAAGCTGAAAGTGAAAACTGACACAATAAAAAAGAAGCTTTTCTATTTGGAATATGATCTGGCAACACAGAAAGTCATTGAGCTAAGCGATAAATCAAAAGAGAAACAGCCTCTATCATGGGCAACCTTCTCTCCTGATACCAATACCGTCTACTTTGCTAAGGACTTTAATTTGTACTGGATGGACCGCGCCAATTATGAAAAAGCGGTTAAGAATGAAAAAGATTCAACAATTGTAGAACATCAGATCACTAAAGATGGCGTACAATATTATGCTTGGGCGGGTGATGAATATAGCACCACTACAGGAGACGATAAGAAAGATGAAGATCTTGTGAAGCGCAAGCGTGTATGGATGAACTGGTCTCCTGATGGTAAGCATTTTGTTATTTCACGTAAAGATAACAGAAGTTTAAACCCGTTATGGGTGATTAATAACGTAGGAAGTAAACGTCCTACTTTAGAGACCTATAAATACCAGATGCCAGGTGAAGTAGATTCTACGGAAACTCAAATGTTCATCTTCAAGGCTTCTGATAAAACTTACAAACAGATAAAAGTTGATGCTTTTAAAAATCAAACGATAAGTAATTGGTCTAAAACCACAGATAAAAATAGCTATAAGGGTGATTATTTTATCAATTACTGGTTAGGGTCCAATGATGCATTTTACATCGCTCGTTCTAGCCGTGATTTGAAACGTATCGATTTGATTAAGGTTAATATAGACGGATCAATTAAAGTGTTAGTTGAAGAGAGATCTAACGTTTATCAGGACATCAAAAAGCCTTTATTAATTAATAATGGTGCTGAGTTTATCCATTGGTCACAACGTGATGGCTGGGGACATTTTTACCTGTATGATAATCAAGGTAATTTGAAACAGCAGTTGACAAGTGGATCTTTCAATTGTGAAGAAATTACAGGATCTGATATGGCAACAAGAACGTTGTATTTCACGGCTAATGGTCGAGAAAAAAATGAAGATCCGTATTATTTACATCACTACAGTGTGGGCTTTAATGGTGGAAATCTAAAATTATTAAACCCAGGAAACTTTGATCATCAGGTTGATGTCAGTGAAAGTTCTCGTTACTTTGTTAATAATTTTTCTAGGGTAAATACAATTCCAGAAATCGCTTTATACCATACAAATGGTAAGAAATTAATGACCTTAGAAAAGGCGGATCTATCTTTACTTTTTGCTGCTGGTTATAAGTTTCCGCAACCATTTAAAGTAAAAGCTGGTGACGGTATTACTGATCTATATGGTGTTATGTATAAACCATTTGATTTTGATAGCACCAGAACTTATCCCATTGTGGAATATATCTATCCTGGACCACAAACGGAGGCTGTAAATCAGTCTTTTGGTAGAAGCATGGATAGAATTGACCGATTAGCACAATTTGGCATGATTGTCATTACAGTAGGTAACCGTGGTGGTCATCCTGCTCGATCACAATGGTACCATACATTTGGCTATGGTAACTTAAGGGATTATGGATTGGAAGATAAAAAGGCCGCTGCTGAACAATTGGCAGACCGCTACAAGTTTATTGATATCAACCGTGTTGGTATTACAGGACATTCGGGTGGTGGATTTATGTCAACTGCAGCAATGTTGGTATATCCTGATTTCTTCAAAGTAGCCGTTTCTGGTGCTGGAAATCATGAAAATAACATCTACAACAGATGGTGGAGTGAAAGACATCATGGTGTAACGGAGAAAATTAGTGCCAAAGGCGATACTACATTTGCTTATCAGATCGATAAAAATACAGACTTAGCAAAAAATCTTAAAGGTAAGCTTCTTATTGCAACTGGTGATATTGATAATAATGTACACCCGGCTAATTCTATTAGAATGGTGAACGCTTTAATCAAAGCAAATAAGCGTTTTGACTTCTTGCTTTTACCTGGTCAACGTCACGGATTTGGTGATATGACAGAATATTTTTTCTGGAAAATGGGTGACTATTTTGCAGAATACCTAATCGGTGATTCAAAAATTGAAGAAGTCAATATGACTGAAATGAATAGAGAAATACCGTTGAGTAGATAA
- a CDS encoding NADH-quinone oxidoreductase subunit D gives MSHTKYTAALEKYQQHLDSIGSQEMIINMGPQHPSTHGVLRLQLITDGELVKEVIPHLGYLHRCFDKHAESMNYGKSIPFTDRLDYLSSMNNSHAFVMGVERMLGIDDKIPKRVEYIRVLVCELNRIASHLIGIGTYGIDIGAFTPFMWCFRDREHIMNMLEWVSGSRMLYNYIWVGGLFYDLPVGFEERCAEFVTYFKPKLVELDELLTENQIFISRTANIGVLPADVAINYGVSGPMLRASGIKWDLRRIDGYSVYPEIDFEIPVGKGEMGALGDCWDRYKIRVDEVKESVKIIEQCLERLLKEFPRTDTFDPRALVPKKVNLKAQDYYVRAENPKGELGFYFVTQEKTDIPKRVKARGPSFNNLSVLPELGKGTLIADLIAILGSMDIVLGEVDR, from the coding sequence ATGTCGCATACGAAGTATACTGCAGCTTTAGAAAAATACCAACAACATTTAGATAGCATTGGCTCTCAAGAAATGATTATTAATATGGGCCCGCAACATCCATCTACCCATGGCGTGCTTCGGCTTCAATTGATTACAGATGGAGAGCTTGTAAAAGAAGTCATTCCACATTTAGGCTATTTGCATCGCTGTTTTGATAAACATGCGGAATCAATGAATTATGGTAAAAGTATTCCATTTACAGATCGTCTGGACTATTTATCATCGATGAATAATAGCCATGCATTTGTAATGGGGGTAGAGCGCATGCTCGGTATCGACGATAAAATACCAAAAAGAGTTGAATATATACGTGTACTGGTCTGCGAATTAAATAGAATAGCATCGCACTTAATTGGTATCGGTACCTATGGAATTGATATAGGTGCATTTACGCCGTTTATGTGGTGTTTTAGAGATCGGGAGCATATTATGAATATGCTTGAATGGGTATCCGGTTCACGCATGCTCTATAATTACATTTGGGTTGGAGGCTTATTTTACGATTTACCAGTAGGTTTTGAAGAAAGGTGTGCTGAATTTGTAACTTATTTTAAACCAAAATTGGTCGAACTCGATGAACTGTTGACCGAGAACCAGATTTTCATATCCCGAACAGCAAATATTGGTGTGTTGCCTGCAGATGTCGCGATCAATTATGGTGTTTCTGGTCCGATGTTAAGAGCTTCAGGAATCAAATGGGATCTGAGAAGAATTGACGGTTATTCTGTTTATCCAGAAATTGATTTCGAAATCCCTGTTGGAAAAGGAGAGATGGGAGCGCTCGGAGATTGCTGGGACCGATACAAAATCCGGGTCGATGAAGTAAAAGAATCTGTTAAGATTATCGAACAATGTTTGGAAAGACTATTAAAAGAATTTCCGCGTACAGATACATTTGACCCAAGAGCACTTGTACCTAAAAAGGTGAATTTAAAAGCACAGGACTATTATGTAAGAGCAGAAAATCCGAAAGGTGAATTAGGATTTTACTTTGTAACACAAGAAAAGACAGACATTCCTAAGCGTGTGAAAGCAAGAGGTCCGAGTTTTAACAATCTTTCCGTTTTACCTGAATTAGGAAAAGGAACCTTAATTGCGGATTTGATCGCTATATTGGGTTCTATGGACATCGTATTAGGTGAAGTCGATCGCTAA
- a CDS encoding NADH-quinone oxidoreductase subunit C translates to MNIHEISKSITAQFGEEAIEKIEESGLQSALFVNKAFLEQICYYLRDQEGFYFDFLNNIAAVDLGDAGFLVTYHMTSIPYQHTLVLKVAVANDRDLQQLPEVPSLAAVWKTADWHEREAFDLMGIFFTNHPDLRRILLPDDWEGYPLRKDYQDPESYHGIAIK, encoded by the coding sequence ATGAATATACACGAAATTTCAAAATCAATAACTGCGCAGTTCGGGGAAGAGGCTATCGAAAAAATTGAGGAATCGGGTTTGCAGTCTGCTTTATTTGTTAATAAAGCATTTTTAGAACAAATCTGTTATTACCTGAGGGATCAAGAAGGCTTCTATTTTGATTTTTTAAATAATATTGCGGCAGTTGATTTAGGTGATGCTGGATTTTTGGTAACTTATCATATGACCTCTATACCATACCAACACACTTTGGTGTTAAAAGTTGCCGTTGCAAATGATCGTGATTTACAGCAATTACCCGAAGTACCATCATTAGCGGCAGTGTGGAAAACTGCAGATTGGCATGAAAGGGAAGCTTTTGATCTCATGGGCATATTTTTCACGAATCATCCTGATCTTAGACGTATTCTACTCCCTGATGACTGGGAAGGATACCCCTTAAGAAAGGATTATCAAGACCCTGAAAGTTATCATGGCATAGCAATTAAATAA
- a CDS encoding polyprenol monophosphomannose synthase, producing the protein MADSLVIIPTYNEKENIEKIIRKVCSLSVPFHILIVDDGSPDGTAQIVKSLEAEFRGRLFIEERKGKLGLGTAYIHGFKWALAREYEFIFEMDADFSHNPEDLIRLRQSCLDGADMSIGSRYIKGVNVVNWPMNRVLMSYFASVYVRFITGINIQDATAGFVCFRRKVLERIPLDKIRFVGYAFQIEMKFTAIQYKFNVVEVPIIFTDRTEGTSKMSTSIFKEAFFGVIQLKISSWTRKYN; encoded by the coding sequence GTGGCCGATAGTTTAGTTATCATACCTACATATAACGAGAAAGAGAATATTGAAAAAATAATTCGCAAAGTATGCTCACTCTCAGTACCTTTTCATATTTTAATCGTTGATGATGGTTCTCCAGATGGGACTGCACAAATCGTAAAATCGCTTGAAGCGGAATTCAGAGGACGTTTGTTCATTGAGGAACGCAAAGGGAAATTAGGACTTGGCACTGCTTATATCCATGGTTTTAAATGGGCATTAGCACGAGAATATGAGTTTATTTTTGAAATGGACGCAGATTTTAGCCATAATCCTGAAGATCTAATTCGTTTAAGACAAAGTTGCTTAGATGGTGCAGATATGAGTATCGGATCTCGTTATATCAAAGGGGTCAATGTCGTTAATTGGCCGATGAATAGGGTTTTGATGTCCTATTTCGCATCTGTTTATGTACGGTTTATCACCGGAATCAATATCCAAGATGCTACAGCCGGTTTTGTGTGTTTTAGACGGAAAGTTCTTGAGCGTATACCGCTTGATAAAATTCGATTTGTGGGCTATGCCTTTCAGATAGAAATGAAATTTACGGCGATACAATATAAGTTTAATGTGGTCGAAGTACCGATTATTTTTACAGACCGGACAGAAGGTACTTCAAAAATGAGTACCAGTATTTTTAAAGAAGCTTTTTTTGGTGTTATTCAACTAAAGATTTCAAGTTGGACGAGAAAGTATAATTAA
- the ruvB gene encoding Holliday junction branch migration DNA helicase RuvB — protein MNEHLDPNAENLSHTDRDIERVLRPQAFEDFTGQEKILENLNIFVKAAKLRGESLDHVLLHGPPGLGKTTLSNIIANEMGVGIKITSGPVLDKPGDLAGLLTNLEEGDVLFIDEIHRLSPIVEEYLYSAMEDFKIDIMLETGPNARSVQISLNPFTLIGATTRSGLLTSPLRARFGINARLQYYDVKLLTTIVLRSADILKTPITDEGAYEIARRSRGTPRIANALLRRTRDFAQIKGTGSIEREIAKYALNALNVDENGLDEMDNRILTTIIDKFKGGPVGLKTIATAVGEDEGTIEEVYEPFLIQEGYLMRTSRGRECTEAAFRHLGRAYSHKGHTLF, from the coding sequence ATGAATGAACACTTAGATCCAAATGCGGAAAACTTAAGTCATACAGACAGAGACATTGAACGTGTATTGCGACCTCAGGCTTTTGAGGACTTTACGGGACAGGAGAAAATTTTAGAGAATCTTAATATTTTTGTTAAGGCTGCAAAATTAAGAGGTGAGTCTTTGGATCATGTATTACTTCATGGCCCTCCAGGATTGGGTAAAACGACACTTTCTAATATTATCGCCAATGAGATGGGCGTAGGTATTAAAATTACTTCAGGACCCGTTCTGGATAAACCCGGTGACCTGGCGGGATTACTGACCAATCTGGAAGAGGGTGACGTCTTATTTATAGATGAAATCCACCGGTTAAGCCCGATTGTTGAAGAATACCTCTATTCAGCAATGGAAGACTTCAAGATCGATATCATGTTGGAGACCGGACCAAATGCACGATCTGTGCAAATATCGCTTAACCCATTTACCTTAATTGGAGCAACAACACGTTCAGGACTATTAACATCTCCATTACGTGCGCGATTTGGGATTAATGCGCGATTACAATATTACGACGTTAAGTTATTGACCACCATAGTACTGAGATCTGCAGATATCCTAAAAACACCCATTACAGATGAAGGTGCCTATGAAATTGCAAGAAGAAGCAGAGGAACACCGCGTATAGCCAATGCCCTGTTGAGAAGAACACGGGATTTTGCACAAATAAAAGGAACAGGTTCTATTGAGCGAGAGATAGCAAAATATGCACTTAATGCCCTAAACGTGGATGAAAATGGTTTAGATGAAATGGATAATCGTATTCTGACCACCATCATAGATAAATTTAAAGGAGGTCCTGTTGGTTTAAAAACCATTGCTACTGCCGTAGGAGAAGATGAAGGTACAATTGAAGAAGTTTATGAACCTTTTCTTATTCAAGAAGGTTATTTAATGCGAACTTCGAGAGGGAGAGAATGTACTGAAGCTGCTTTTAGACACCTAGGGCGAGCATATTCACATAAAGGTCATACACTATTTTAG